The Chloroflexota bacterium genome contains the following window.
GGCGGTTGCGCATCCTCATGCTAGCGCTAGGGCGCTACCTCTTGGTGTACTGCGGCGCGCGACGGGCCCGTTTGAGACCGTACTTCTTGCGCTCCTTGATGCGGGCATCGCGGGTTAGCATTCCGTGGCTCCGCAGCAGCTTCCGAAGGTTTGGATCAAACGCCAGCAGACCGCGCGCGATTCCGTGCCGCAATGCGTCGCCCCAAGCGGCCAAGCCACCGCCGTGGCACTTGGCCACGACCGTAAACTTGCCGAGGTTGTCCGTCACTTGCAAAGGCTCCAAAGCCGCCGATTGCCATGTCACCCACGGCAACGCCTGCTCCAACGACCGGCCGTTTACCACAACCTCGCCGCCACCGGGATATAGTCGTACCTGCGCAACTGCATTCTTGCGCTTGCCCGTGCCATAGTAGTATTGCTGATCGCTGGATGCCTGT
Protein-coding sequences here:
- the rpsI gene encoding 30S ribosomal protein S9; the protein is MTTRPAQASSDQQYYYGTGKRKNAVAQVRLYPGGGEVVVNGRSLEQALPWVTWQSAALEPLQVTDNLGKFTVVAKCHGGGLAAWGDALRHGIARGLLAFDPNLRKLLRSHGMLTRDARIKERKKYGLKRARRAPQYTKR